The following proteins are encoded in a genomic region of Dyadobacter sp. UC 10:
- a CDS encoding GntR family transcriptional regulator — translation MMDFLIKMDPNSPVPKYRQVINSVIHAIDTNQLSIGDKIPSVGEVSEHTGLAQKTVVQAFEHLKRTGVISSVKYKGFFVASSDTQSRHNIFVLFNIFTAYKEEIYNSLKDSLGDKGTVDIYFHHNNIEVFNTLVEKSAGRYTEYIIMPIADPAVEVSMRKLPSDKLYILDMGYQEWGQKYPSVCQYFEEDIFDALSSYIEKVRKYDKIVMVSGERYYNSAYSDRGFQKFCETYGLANAITLHSKGKKPEKGVLYIIFDDYDLVDMVRQARLYGMQAGRDFGIISYNETPFKDVIGEGIATISTDFQKMGRSMAKMIVRRGNDHIRNPCRLIDRNSF, via the coding sequence ATGATGGATTTTTTAATCAAAATGGACCCCAATTCACCGGTTCCCAAATACCGGCAGGTGATTAACTCGGTGATCCATGCGATCGATACGAACCAGCTCAGTATTGGTGATAAAATCCCCTCCGTGGGTGAAGTAAGCGAGCATACCGGGCTGGCGCAGAAGACGGTCGTGCAGGCTTTTGAACATTTAAAAAGGACCGGGGTGATTTCTTCGGTGAAATACAAAGGCTTTTTCGTCGCCAGCTCGGACACGCAATCGCGCCATAATATTTTTGTACTGTTCAATATTTTTACTGCCTACAAAGAGGAGATCTATAACAGCCTGAAAGACAGCCTGGGCGATAAGGGGACGGTGGATATTTACTTTCACCACAACAATATCGAGGTTTTTAATACGCTGGTGGAAAAGAGCGCCGGCAGGTACACGGAATACATTATCATGCCCATCGCCGACCCGGCCGTCGAGGTTTCGATGCGGAAACTGCCTTCCGACAAGCTGTACATTCTGGATATGGGATATCAGGAATGGGGTCAAAAGTATCCCTCGGTTTGTCAGTATTTTGAGGAAGACATATTCGATGCACTGAGTTCCTACATTGAAAAGGTGAGGAAATACGATAAGATCGTGATGGTTTCTGGCGAGCGATACTATAACTCGGCATATAGCGATCGTGGTTTTCAAAAGTTTTGTGAAACCTATGGATTAGCGAATGCGATTACCTTGCATTCAAAAGGCAAAAAGCCTGAAAAAGGCGTGCTGTATATCATTTTTGACGATTACGATCTGGTGGATATGGTACGGCAGGCACGCTTGTACGGCATGCAGGCGGGCAGGGATTTCGGCATTATTTCCTATAATGAAACGCCGTTTAAGGACGTAATAGGGGAGGGCATCGCCACGATTTCCACCGATTTTCAGAAAATGGGGAGGTCGATGGCGAAAATGATTGTCCGGCGGGGCAACGATCACATCAGAAATCCCTGCCGCCTCATCGACCGAAACTCTTTCTGA
- a CDS encoding plastocyanin/azurin family copper-binding protein yields the protein MVVQWNVVLTLVALFFATNAAAQDAANQAESPFYKISTIPIPDSVKLEVGGLAFNEKDQLGVATRRGEIWVIDDPYQKKSKKPRYSLFANGLHEPLWLAYKNGAYYTTQRSELTKISDSDRDGQADLYKTVYSWPISGNYHEYSYGPLLLPNGDMLVTLNLSWVGRGESLTKWRGWMLKIKENGEMTPFATGMRSPAAFGLDANGEIFFAENQGDWIGSGRITHLKQGDFAGHPAGLKWSAEPGSPIQLKRSDFKDSIGILYDYAKGKPNFKVPTIWFPHTVMGISTAAILSINSDQFGPFKGQLLVGDQGHSKIMRAFLEKVNGVYQGACFPFREGFSSGILRMAWGSDQSLFVGMTSRGWAATGKEPYGLQRLTWTGKMPMEIAAMRITKTGFELEFTKPVKRDIAARPDQYQMTGFTYSYHKKYGSPVINQAACKVTKADVSEDGLKVKLTVAGLREGYIHELKINGVTSAEGDAILHPQAYYTINAFPEGTAHQHHHMAETDTNKEAAGCGNDPSKSVSEQPASWNGGPDITIAMATKPGLKFDKELLEVTAGSKVKLTFNNNDDMLHNLVITQPGKGDEVGQKAMDMGLTGTNAGYIPETPDVLFHTCLIQPEASQSVYFTAPKPGDYPFICSFPGHSFVMKGILRVR from the coding sequence AACGAAAAAGACCAGCTCGGGGTAGCCACACGCAGGGGCGAGATTTGGGTGATCGATGATCCTTATCAAAAGAAAAGCAAAAAGCCCCGGTATTCCCTCTTCGCAAACGGATTGCACGAGCCGCTTTGGCTCGCGTATAAAAACGGTGCTTATTATACGACGCAAAGATCAGAGCTGACTAAAATTTCAGACAGCGACCGCGACGGGCAGGCTGATTTATACAAAACCGTCTATTCCTGGCCGATTTCCGGCAATTACCACGAGTATTCGTACGGACCTTTACTATTGCCCAATGGAGATATGCTGGTGACGCTCAACCTTTCCTGGGTTGGCCGGGGCGAAAGTCTGACCAAGTGGCGCGGCTGGATGTTGAAGATCAAGGAAAATGGCGAAATGACGCCTTTCGCCACGGGAATGCGTTCGCCCGCCGCATTCGGGCTGGATGCAAACGGAGAAATATTTTTTGCCGAAAATCAGGGCGACTGGATCGGCTCGGGCAGGATCACGCATTTGAAACAGGGAGATTTTGCAGGTCACCCGGCGGGTTTGAAATGGTCAGCGGAACCGGGTTCGCCCATCCAGCTCAAAAGGTCTGATTTCAAGGATTCCATTGGCATTCTCTACGACTATGCCAAAGGGAAACCCAATTTTAAAGTACCGACGATCTGGTTTCCGCACACGGTCATGGGCATTTCCACCGCTGCGATACTGTCTATCAACTCAGATCAGTTCGGCCCTTTCAAGGGGCAACTATTGGTTGGCGACCAGGGACATAGCAAAATTATGCGGGCGTTCCTGGAAAAAGTAAACGGCGTATACCAGGGAGCGTGCTTTCCGTTTCGGGAAGGGTTTTCATCGGGGATATTGCGCATGGCCTGGGGAAGCGATCAGTCGCTTTTTGTGGGCATGACCAGTCGCGGCTGGGCTGCCACGGGCAAGGAACCTTACGGCTTGCAACGACTCACCTGGACGGGTAAAATGCCGATGGAAATTGCTGCGATGCGGATCACAAAGACCGGCTTTGAACTCGAATTCACCAAGCCTGTCAAACGCGATATCGCCGCCCGGCCAGACCAATATCAAATGACTGGATTTACTTATAGTTACCACAAAAAATACGGCAGCCCGGTCATCAACCAGGCAGCCTGCAAGGTTACAAAAGCCGATGTTTCGGAAGACGGACTGAAGGTAAAGCTAACAGTTGCCGGGCTGCGCGAAGGGTATATTCATGAATTAAAAATAAATGGAGTTACTTCTGCGGAAGGTGACGCGATTTTGCACCCGCAGGCTTATTACACGATCAATGCGTTCCCAGAAGGCACCGCGCACCAACACCACCATATGGCGGAAACGGACACGAACAAGGAGGCAGCCGGCTGCGGAAACGACCCTTCCAAATCGGTGAGCGAGCAACCTGCCAGCTGGAACGGCGGGCCGGACATTACGATTGCAATGGCCACCAAACCAGGGCTAAAATTTGATAAGGAGCTACTTGAAGTAACAGCCGGCAGCAAAGTGAAGCTGACCTTCAATAACAATGACGATATGCTTCATAATCTGGTGATTACCCAGCCCGGAAAGGGGGACGAAGTAGGGCAAAAAGCCATGGATATGGGACTTACCGGGACCAATGCAGGTTACATCCCAGAGACGCCCGATGTACTATTTCACACCTGCCTGATCCAGCCGGAAGCCTCCCAAAGCGTTTATTTCACAGCGCCCAAGCCGGGCGATTACCCTTTTATTTGCAGCTTTCCAGGGCATTCATTTGTAATGAAAGGAATACTGAGAGTACGGTAA